In one Sporomusa sphaeroides DSM 2875 genomic region, the following are encoded:
- a CDS encoding FecCD family ABC transporter permease: MDKKVGNITLGVVLILLPVVLFIASLMLGPYPIGPFDVVKIVLDNFLGTGYVDNPLAENMIWKVRMPRILGAVLVGAALSVAGAVFQGLFRNPLASPYTLGVSNGAGFGAALAILLSSGAGLNVFFVQLSALAFGLISIGITFLLAAKARRSTVTLVLSGMLVGALFSSLVALIKYVADPYEQLPQIVFWLMGTLSGVTYEKLAMILPLYLPAMTVIFLMRWRINILSMGDQEARSYGVDVKKNRTVVILACSVLTALVVSLAGVIGWVGIVIPHLARIIAGHDFRKLVPVSLSLGICYVLLIDDICRNVTAAEIPLGVVTGIIGTPVFIYFIYKGKVRWE; encoded by the coding sequence ATGGATAAAAAAGTCGGAAATATAACTCTTGGGGTTGTCTTGATTCTGCTGCCGGTCGTTTTGTTTATCGCATCATTAATGTTAGGGCCATATCCTATTGGCCCTTTCGACGTTGTTAAGATTGTTCTCGACAACTTCCTCGGCACGGGTTATGTAGACAATCCTCTTGCTGAGAACATGATCTGGAAGGTCCGAATGCCCAGAATTCTGGGGGCCGTTCTGGTCGGGGCAGCATTATCTGTGGCCGGAGCCGTTTTCCAGGGGCTTTTCCGAAATCCGCTGGCTTCTCCTTACACGTTGGGTGTATCTAACGGTGCGGGTTTCGGTGCCGCTCTGGCCATTCTTTTGTCCTCCGGGGCGGGGCTGAACGTCTTTTTTGTTCAGCTTTCTGCGCTGGCTTTCGGGCTGATTTCCATCGGCATTACCTTTCTGTTGGCTGCCAAGGCCAGAAGATCAACGGTCACCCTGGTATTATCAGGCATGCTGGTGGGCGCTTTGTTTTCGTCCCTGGTGGCATTGATCAAATATGTGGCCGATCCGTATGAACAGCTGCCACAAATCGTCTTCTGGCTGATGGGAACCCTGTCGGGCGTGACGTATGAGAAGCTGGCGATGATCCTGCCACTCTACCTTCCGGCGATGACGGTCATTTTCCTGATGCGCTGGCGAATCAACATCCTGAGCATGGGGGATCAGGAGGCGAGATCCTACGGTGTGGATGTCAAAAAAAACAGGACCGTTGTCATCCTGGCTTGCTCCGTCCTGACCGCGCTGGTGGTATCCCTGGCAGGGGTAATCGGCTGGGTCGGCATTGTGATTCCGCATCTGGCCAGGATTATTGCGGGGCATGACTTCCGTAAACTGGTGCCGGTCAGCCTGTCGCTGGGAATCTGCTATGTATTGTTGATCGATGATATTTGCCGGAATGTAACGGCGGCGGAGATTCCGCTGGGAGTGGTAACAGGGATTATTGGTACACCGGTCTTTATCTATTTTATTTATAAAGGCAAGGTGAGATGGGAATGA
- a CDS encoding sigma-54 interaction domain-containing protein, whose protein sequence is MLDLIIKLDNECRIKALQQIGRHPVLLADTQLIGREIDHVLGAPLKEYGMVELDNNFYRYQCAAEAGEKVLYVSSDGVLLEFYQQISRLMSEGVQVYDRNGYFLFANPASEMLEGYDSQEYQGKHLLDIYDVNEEYSTVLTILRTKKPVANRCDRFKMKNGTTLTTINSGYPLIIDNYLYGAVVFESDLSVLKRLEKRTFNLEAYIGSTGPDGQAAMYTFDDIVHEAESMRELIHFAKKVSLTDSAILIVGATGTGKELVAQGIHSFSPRRYKPFIDINCSAVPGNLFESIFFGTEKGAFTGSVSKPGLFETANGGTIFLDEVNSISPEIQVKLLRVLQEKRFQRIGGSKYIQCDVRIISAANEDLNALIKQQKIRMDFYYRISAIKMDLPDLKDRSQDSLLLARHFLDELCKQYHREQVTIAQEVLAVFEQYEWPGNVRELHHVIEYAFNRAADDASILTLDCLPGYLRALENEGCAASQCQDLKGYATEGSGTFDERMERFEYELICQTLTANRGNITHSARQLGMSRQSLQYRMKKLNICEW, encoded by the coding sequence ATGCTTGATTTGATCATTAAACTTGATAATGAGTGCCGCATAAAAGCTTTGCAGCAAATTGGCAGACACCCTGTGCTTCTTGCAGATACCCAATTGATCGGGCGGGAAATTGACCATGTGCTGGGGGCTCCGCTTAAAGAGTACGGAATGGTAGAGCTGGATAATAATTTTTACCGGTATCAGTGCGCCGCTGAAGCAGGGGAAAAGGTGTTGTATGTAAGCAGTGACGGAGTGCTTCTTGAATTTTATCAGCAGATTAGCAGGCTTATGTCTGAAGGGGTTCAAGTATATGACCGGAATGGGTACTTTTTGTTTGCCAATCCGGCAAGTGAAATGCTGGAGGGTTATGACAGCCAGGAATACCAGGGAAAACACTTGCTGGATATTTATGATGTCAACGAAGAATATAGCACGGTTCTGACAATTTTAAGAACTAAAAAGCCGGTTGCCAATCGCTGTGACCGGTTTAAAATGAAAAATGGGACGACCTTAACCACCATAAATTCCGGGTATCCATTAATCATTGATAATTATTTGTATGGGGCTGTTGTATTCGAAAGTGATTTGTCTGTATTAAAACGTTTGGAAAAACGGACCTTCAATCTGGAAGCATATATTGGCAGTACTGGACCTGACGGCCAAGCGGCTATGTATACATTTGATGATATTGTGCATGAAGCGGAAAGCATGCGGGAGCTTATTCATTTTGCTAAAAAAGTTTCGCTTACTGACTCGGCAATTCTTATTGTGGGCGCCACTGGAACAGGCAAAGAGCTTGTGGCACAAGGTATTCATTCGTTTAGCCCCAGAAGATATAAGCCTTTTATTGATATTAATTGCAGTGCTGTGCCTGGTAATCTGTTTGAGAGTATTTTTTTTGGCACGGAAAAAGGGGCTTTTACAGGCAGTGTCAGCAAGCCGGGGCTGTTTGAAACAGCCAATGGCGGGACTATTTTTCTTGATGAAGTTAATTCCATTAGTCCGGAAATACAGGTAAAGCTTTTGCGGGTACTGCAGGAAAAACGTTTTCAGCGTATTGGCGGCAGCAAATATATACAATGTGATGTGCGAATTATTTCGGCAGCAAATGAGGACCTTAATGCGCTTATAAAGCAGCAAAAAATCCGTATGGATTTTTATTACCGGATATCGGCTATCAAAATGGATCTTCCTGATTTGAAGGACCGCTCTCAAGACAGTTTGCTGCTGGCTCGACATTTTTTGGATGAATTGTGTAAGCAATATCATCGGGAACAAGTAACGATTGCGCAAGAAGTACTTGCTGTGTTTGAGCAATACGAGTGGCCGGGAAACGTAAGAGAGCTTCATCATGTTATTGAATATGCTTTTAACCGTGCGGCAGATGATGCAAGCATATTGACACTTGATTGTCTTCCAGGTTATTTAAGAGCGTTGGAAAATGAAGGCTGTGCAGCCTCGCAATGCCAAGACCTGAAAGGATATGCAACAGAAGGTTCAGGGACTTTTGATGAGCGTATGGAACGGTTTGAATATGAATTAATCTGTCAGACGCTGACTGCGAACAGGGGAAATATTACTCATAGTGCCCGGCAGTTGGGTATGAGCAGACAGAGTCTGCAGTACCGGATGAAGAAATTAAACATTTGCGAGTGGTAG
- a CDS encoding DUF364 domain-containing protein, whose translation MGEVSKWDIYDKLIASIPDDLRIEACLTGLSWFLVRSKGVGIAMTPPEGSRDYCFTGKINGAPVKAVAQWVKSWNYFEAAMGLAAINSVINTPQRLEETLAVKWEEQPSKDVFVQMREQLRGKKVAVIGHFRDLELLAPLCELSILERRPQQGDYPDPACEYILPQQDFVFITATTLINKTLPRLLELSRNAFVVLAGPSTPLSPVLFEYGIDMLAGTAVVEQQTVWQLMQEGDRQKFFDTGAKMVQVAAKDYSIFRNTPEYRQALA comes from the coding sequence ATGGGTGAGGTGTCCAAGTGGGATATTTACGACAAACTGATTGCTTCAATCCCTGATGATCTGAGGATTGAAGCATGTTTAACCGGGTTATCCTGGTTCTTGGTACGATCTAAAGGTGTGGGGATTGCCATGACTCCGCCGGAGGGCAGCCGGGATTACTGCTTTACCGGTAAAATTAACGGAGCTCCGGTAAAGGCGGTCGCTCAATGGGTCAAATCCTGGAATTATTTTGAGGCTGCCATGGGTTTGGCGGCAATTAACTCGGTAATTAACACACCGCAGCGGCTGGAGGAGACATTAGCCGTAAAGTGGGAAGAACAGCCGTCCAAGGATGTGTTTGTCCAGATGAGAGAACAGCTTCGCGGAAAAAAGGTGGCAGTCATTGGCCACTTCCGGGATTTGGAGCTCTTAGCACCGTTGTGTGAGTTATCCATTTTGGAACGCCGGCCGCAGCAGGGGGACTATCCTGATCCGGCCTGCGAATATATCTTGCCACAGCAGGATTTTGTGTTTATTACCGCGACTACGCTGATTAATAAGACCTTGCCCCGGCTGCTGGAATTGAGCCGCAATGCTTTTGTGGTTTTGGCAGGCCCCAGTACACCATTAAGCCCGGTCCTGTTCGAGTACGGCATTGATATGCTTGCAGGAACCGCTGTGGTTGAGCAGCAGACAGTATGGCAATTGATGCAGGAGGGAGACCGGCAAAAGTTTTTCGATACAGGGGCAAAAATGGTTCAGGTTGCCGCTAAGGATTATTCGATTTTCAGGAACACACCTGAGTATAGACAAGCATTAGCTTAA
- a CDS encoding MotA/TolQ/ExbB proton channel family protein, with translation MYDIVAKGGATFCVIIACSLLAMTIVIERWWFYRKVAREDQIYMPDLRQAVAAGSARPFGTGDGPLARLWLVMYGNYLTASEEMELAGETALDSESMRLEKYLYILATIATIAPLLGLLGTVLGMIKTFHVAAVSGAGNPQLLSEGIAEALYNTAAGLFVTIFCIVCHNHYRNWVERRLRILESRIKEFSSLLKAKGENNVATQGK, from the coding sequence ATGTATGACATTGTGGCTAAAGGCGGAGCTACGTTTTGTGTAATTATTGCCTGTTCGCTGCTGGCGATGACGATTGTCATTGAAAGGTGGTGGTTTTACCGGAAGGTAGCCCGTGAAGACCAAATATACATGCCGGATTTACGGCAAGCAGTTGCCGCCGGCAGTGCCAGACCCTTTGGCACTGGTGACGGACCGCTGGCAAGGCTGTGGCTGGTTATGTACGGGAACTATCTGACGGCAAGCGAGGAAATGGAGCTTGCCGGCGAAACTGCTTTAGACAGCGAGAGCATGCGGTTGGAGAAATATTTGTATATCTTAGCGACAATTGCCACAATCGCGCCGCTCCTGGGGTTATTGGGCACAGTATTAGGCATGATAAAAACCTTCCATGTGGCGGCGGTCAGCGGGGCAGGCAATCCCCAGTTATTGTCTGAGGGCATTGCCGAAGCCCTGTATAACACGGCTGCCGGCTTGTTTGTCACCATATTCTGCATTGTCTGCCACAATCATTACCGCAACTGGGTGGAACGGCGGCTGCGCATCCTGGAGTCAAGGATAAAGGAGTTTTCGTCTTTATTAAAGGCAAAAGGGGAGAATAATGTTGCCACGCAAGGTAAATAA
- a CDS encoding FecCD family ABC transporter permease, whose product MWKISILLAILVIAFFGSFLVGRFPLAPDMVVMILGAKLLGLPPAGTDIMETVVFDIRLPRILAALLVGSALAVAGAAYQNLFRNPLVSPSILGASWGAAFGAVLGMVFHLSWIWVESLAFIFGLLAVSCAIMISSWFGNKSTISLVLAGIVVSAFFQALVSVLKYMADPMNTLPEISFWLMGGLSKVTNQDVLLLFLPIMLPMAVLYFMRWQINVLSVGEEEARTLGINVRGTRLVILACATMLAAAATSIGGIIQWVGLLIPHIARMLFGANFAIVLPVSMLLGAAYLLIMDNLSRSLASVEIQVGILTALIGAPFFVFLLARSKRGLE is encoded by the coding sequence ATGTGGAAAATTTCGATATTGCTGGCGATACTGGTAATCGCCTTCTTCGGCTCATTTCTGGTCGGACGTTTTCCCCTTGCCCCAGATATGGTAGTGATGATTCTGGGCGCCAAGCTCTTGGGACTGCCGCCGGCCGGGACTGATATTATGGAAACCGTTGTGTTTGACATCCGGCTGCCGCGAATCTTGGCTGCCTTGTTAGTGGGCAGTGCGCTGGCAGTGGCCGGGGCGGCTTATCAGAACTTATTCCGCAATCCCCTGGTGTCGCCGTCAATACTGGGGGCCTCCTGGGGCGCGGCCTTTGGTGCAGTTTTGGGGATGGTTTTCCACCTGTCCTGGATATGGGTGGAGTCGCTGGCTTTTATTTTTGGCCTGCTTGCGGTATCCTGCGCCATTATGATCAGTTCGTGGTTCGGCAATAAATCAACCATATCGCTGGTATTGGCCGGTATTGTAGTTTCTGCCTTTTTCCAGGCCCTTGTTTCGGTGCTGAAATATATGGCCGATCCCATGAACACACTGCCTGAAATCAGCTTTTGGCTAATGGGAGGGCTTTCCAAGGTTACGAATCAGGATGTACTATTGCTCTTTCTTCCCATAATGCTGCCAATGGCAGTACTATATTTCATGCGTTGGCAGATTAATGTGCTTAGTGTTGGCGAAGAAGAAGCGCGTACACTCGGCATCAATGTCCGGGGTACCCGTTTGGTGATTTTGGCCTGCGCTACCATGCTGGCAGCGGCGGCTACCAGTATTGGCGGTATTATCCAATGGGTAGGGTTGTTGATTCCCCATATAGCCAGAATGCTGTTTGGGGCAAATTTTGCCATAGTACTGCCGGTGTCTATGCTTTTGGGAGCCGCCTATCTGTTGATAATGGATAATTTAAGCCGCAGCCTTGCTTCAGTAGAAATACAGGTCGGAATTCTTACAGCCTTAATTGGGGCGCCCTTCTTTGTTTTTTTACTGGCCAGAAGCAAAAGGGGTCTGGAATGA
- a CDS encoding ABC transporter substrate-binding protein gives MMYLKKCSFVLVFMLIVALALAGCANQTAGTLSQEKTPKQTEITFLDQNDRKVTVKAPVKRIVVLQHHSLDILAMLGAQDQVVGVVSKWDSLLGKYITDVFPGIEALPTPGSLEDCNVEEVAKLNPDLVIVAAQFKKEYIQQLENLGIPVMTVTLRGEGKQKEAQNPELANADVAYTRGCEWAVRKLGEVTGKTDKAVKIWDFAVANRTYVEDQLKNMSGDQKVRVFIANENNMTYGSDKYVGCQLERAGAVNVAAAEIKGYKEVSFEKVAQWNPDVIVVQDRYKSVYDSILADAKWQDIKAVRENRVILAPYWTKPWGNPGPDSIALGELWLAYQFYPDQIKRDIVEVKAKEFYKEIYGINFTGTI, from the coding sequence ATGATGTATTTGAAAAAATGTTCCTTTGTTTTGGTTTTTATGCTTATTGTTGCACTTGCTTTGGCCGGGTGTGCGAACCAGACCGCAGGAACACTGTCGCAGGAAAAGACACCAAAACAAACCGAAATTACTTTTTTGGACCAAAATGACCGCAAAGTCACTGTAAAAGCCCCTGTCAAGAGGATTGTAGTCCTGCAGCATCATTCTCTGGACATTTTAGCCATGCTTGGTGCCCAGGATCAGGTGGTGGGCGTGGTATCCAAGTGGGACAGCCTGTTGGGCAAATATATAACAGATGTTTTCCCGGGAATAGAAGCCTTGCCGACGCCGGGGTCGCTGGAAGACTGCAATGTGGAAGAGGTCGCCAAGCTGAATCCCGACCTGGTAATTGTCGCTGCGCAGTTTAAGAAGGAATATATCCAACAATTGGAGAACTTGGGCATCCCGGTCATGACCGTTACCCTGCGCGGAGAAGGCAAGCAGAAAGAGGCGCAGAATCCGGAGTTGGCCAATGCCGATGTTGCTTATACGAGAGGTTGTGAGTGGGCCGTCAGGAAGCTGGGGGAAGTCACTGGCAAAACGGACAAGGCCGTTAAGATATGGGATTTCGCTGTGGCCAACAGAACATATGTGGAGGACCAGCTGAAAAATATGTCCGGCGATCAGAAGGTACGTGTCTTTATTGCCAATGAAAACAATATGACCTATGGTTCGGACAAGTATGTCGGCTGCCAGCTGGAACGAGCGGGGGCGGTCAACGTCGCTGCGGCAGAGATTAAAGGCTATAAGGAAGTAAGCTTTGAAAAAGTTGCGCAGTGGAATCCGGATGTCATTGTGGTTCAGGACCGGTACAAAAGTGTTTATGACAGCATTCTGGCCGACGCTAAATGGCAGGACATTAAGGCGGTCAGAGAAAACAGGGTGATTCTCGCCCCATACTGGACCAAGCCCTGGGGAAATCCGGGACCGGATTCCATTGCCCTGGGTGAGCTGTGGCTGGCGTATCAATTCTATCCTGATCAAATTAAACGGGATATTGTAGAAGTCAAGGCCAAGGAGTTTTACAAAGAAATTTACGGAATCAATTTTACGGGAACGATATAA
- a CDS encoding ABC transporter ATP-binding protein — MVENLSFAYPSAGNLLTDISFAVDKGDVICLLGPNGAGKTTLLRCLLGLAKIRTGSIRLRGQKIDAIPAKELAADLAYVPQAAATVFPYRVLDIVVMGRTPHIDFTAVPGREDYAIAQESLAELGISHLAEALFSRISGGERQLTLIARALTQRARLLIMDEPTASLDYGNQVRILRVIDKLAKQGYSIIMTSHFPNHAFLLCNQVMIMKQGKIVALGSPDSVVTDTVLSDLYMTKVKVVEIDTGESKALKVCLPLI; from the coding sequence GTGGTTGAGAATCTCAGTTTTGCTTACCCGTCAGCAGGCAATCTGCTCACAGATATTTCTTTTGCCGTTGACAAGGGGGATGTTATTTGTCTCCTGGGGCCAAATGGCGCCGGCAAGACGACCTTGCTCAGGTGCTTATTGGGGCTTGCCAAAATACGGACAGGCAGTATCAGGCTCAGAGGTCAAAAGATCGATGCAATACCGGCAAAGGAACTGGCTGCTGATCTGGCCTATGTACCGCAGGCAGCCGCGACGGTATTTCCCTATAGAGTGCTTGATATTGTTGTTATGGGACGCACACCGCATATTGACTTTACCGCAGTGCCAGGCCGGGAAGATTATGCCATTGCACAGGAGAGTCTGGCTGAACTGGGTATTTCGCACCTGGCGGAGGCCTTGTTTAGCCGTATCAGCGGCGGCGAGCGGCAATTGACGCTCATTGCCAGGGCGCTGACGCAGCGGGCCAGGCTGCTCATTATGGACGAGCCGACAGCCAGTCTTGACTATGGCAATCAGGTCAGGATATTGCGCGTGATTGATAAGCTGGCCAAGCAGGGGTATTCGATTATTATGACTTCACACTTTCCCAACCATGCTTTTCTGCTATGCAATCAGGTGATGATTATGAAGCAGGGGAAAATTGTGGCGCTGGGCAGCCCGGACAGTGTGGTAACCGACACGGTATTAAGCGATCTGTACATGACAAAGGTTAAGGTGGTTGAAATCGATACCGGCGAGTCAAAAGCACTGAAGGTGTGTTTGCCGCTGATTTAG
- a CDS encoding ABC transporter ATP-binding protein: protein MKLEVRNLTFSYDGSRKIFEDISFQYHSPRVFCILGPNGTGKSTLLRCMINELRAQSGSVFINDAQAGAYNARELARIIAYIPQNHYPAFPFPVLDIVMMGRISRMGYLANPGKMERKIAMEKLEFLQIGHLKDKPYTDISGGERQLVMLASALAQEPDLLILDEPTAHLDFGNQYRFIQLVKRLAANGTGVLMTTHFPDHPLELNSLTAILKDGKMIGIGNSEELLTDRNLTDLYNIRVSVESVGRKRICVPGGFHEECI from the coding sequence ATGAAGCTGGAGGTACGGAACCTGACCTTTTCCTATGACGGTAGCAGAAAGATTTTTGAAGATATCTCTTTTCAATATCACTCACCCCGGGTTTTCTGTATCCTGGGACCCAATGGAACAGGAAAAAGCACCTTGCTGCGGTGTATGATCAATGAATTGAGAGCTCAAAGCGGCAGCGTCTTTATTAATGATGCACAAGCCGGCGCGTACAATGCCCGGGAGCTGGCCAGGATTATTGCCTATATCCCGCAGAATCACTACCCTGCGTTTCCGTTTCCGGTCCTCGATATTGTCATGATGGGGCGGATTTCCCGGATGGGGTACCTGGCCAATCCGGGGAAAATGGAAAGAAAAATTGCTATGGAAAAGCTGGAATTCCTCCAGATCGGACACTTGAAAGACAAACCGTATACGGACATATCCGGCGGAGAGCGGCAGTTGGTGATGCTTGCCTCCGCGCTGGCCCAGGAACCCGATCTCCTGATTCTCGACGAACCCACAGCCCATCTCGATTTTGGCAACCAGTATCGTTTTATCCAACTTGTTAAGCGGCTTGCAGCGAATGGAACGGGCGTTTTAATGACTACGCATTTTCCGGACCATCCCTTGGAATTAAACAGCCTTACGGCGATTCTGAAAGACGGGAAAATGATTGGAATCGGCAATTCGGAGGAGTTGCTTACAGACCGGAACCTGACGGATTTATATAATATCCGGGTCAGTGTGGAAAGCGTTGGCAGGAAAAGAATTTGTGTGCCGGGAGGGTTTCATGAAGAATGTATCTGA
- a CDS encoding class I SAM-dependent methyltransferase: MKNVSERSNAYWSGRAPEFSALRMNEFASVARQSYEDFLLEFLPAKQEPLEALDIGTGAGFFALILQKLGCRVTAVDFSPEMLAQARKNATERGGNGIDFRQMDAQNLTFADNSFDFVITRNVMWIVEDAQRMYFHMHRVLRPGGILLNLDANYGKAFREADQNKETPTHPTQTLEQLRERNEIAGACQIAWEKRPGWDVAVLSELGVRHIRIEPDLDRRLGLAEVNRPYSSASTKTKASMFAVAAEKA; this comes from the coding sequence ATGAAGAATGTATCTGAGCGTTCAAATGCTTACTGGTCAGGCAGAGCGCCGGAGTTCAGCGCTCTGCGGATGAATGAATTCGCGTCGGTCGCGCGGCAATCGTATGAAGATTTCCTGCTGGAATTTCTGCCGGCGAAGCAGGAACCGCTGGAAGCGCTGGATATCGGAACCGGCGCGGGATTTTTTGCGTTGATTCTGCAAAAACTGGGATGCCGGGTAACGGCAGTGGATTTTTCCCCGGAAATGCTGGCGCAAGCCCGGAAAAACGCTACAGAAAGAGGGGGAAATGGAATTGATTTCAGACAAATGGATGCGCAGAACCTGACATTTGCGGACAATTCTTTTGATTTTGTTATTACCCGGAATGTAATGTGGATTGTCGAAGACGCTCAAAGGATGTATTTCCATATGCACCGGGTTTTAAGGCCGGGGGGAATCCTGCTGAATCTGGACGCCAATTACGGAAAGGCCTTTCGGGAAGCGGACCAAAACAAGGAAACGCCCACCCATCCGACCCAGACACTGGAGCAGCTGAGGGAGAGAAACGAGATTGCCGGAGCCTGTCAGATCGCATGGGAAAAGCGTCCCGGCTGGGACGTAGCGGTGCTGAGTGAATTAGGCGTACGTCATATCCGGATCGAGCCTGATCTGGACAGGAGACTTGGGCTGGCAGAAGTAAACCGGCCATACAGCAGCGCATCCACCAAAACGAAGGCCTCAATGTTTGCGGTGGCGGCCGAGAAAGCGTAG
- a CDS encoding ExbD/TolR family protein, producing the protein MLPRKVNKRQIGVHIDMTPMVDVMMLLVIFFMMTTAFVTVYPGFTINLPQAAAKSQETQHITVLIAQDGRIAVDGRPVAKGELTALLTGAKNAAVSIQADKEVSHGQVVEVMDEIQRAGVAKIAIAVREKGR; encoded by the coding sequence ATGTTGCCACGCAAGGTAAATAAACGACAGATCGGCGTCCATATTGATATGACGCCAATGGTTGATGTAATGATGCTGTTGGTTATTTTTTTTATGATGACAACGGCGTTTGTTACCGTCTATCCGGGCTTTACCATAAATTTACCCCAGGCAGCGGCCAAGAGTCAGGAGACGCAGCATATTACGGTATTAATTGCCCAGGATGGGCGCATTGCGGTTGATGGCCGGCCGGTGGCTAAGGGCGAACTGACGGCGCTGCTAACCGGTGCAAAAAATGCTGCCGTATCCATTCAGGCCGATAAGGAAGTCAGCCATGGACAGGTAGTGGAGGTAATGGATGAAATTCAGCGGGCCGGAGTGGCTAAGATAGCAATAGCGGTCAGGGAGAAGGGACGCTAA